AGATTCTTCCCAGCAAGGAAACTGATAAATCGGGCATATTGCAGATAGTCAAGCTTTCTCATTCATTGAATCAGGTAAGGCCAATGTATCCCTACTGATTGATTCTcagcaccttttttttttttaattcttaactCCTCCTGAACAATTTGCATTGCTACTTATTTGCTTactttttgcaaggtttttatGATCATTTTCAAATGCTGAGAAGATGATCAGAAAAACCTGAGAAGATGAATCCTGAAACCAATGAGCCTTTGTTCACCAACTTTACACCATTCTTCTTTGGAAACTAtttgttgtagttttttcttttttgttcggacatcttgtatgtacattttcatatattttataattaaatactttttcttggtttattaattattgtttataatttaattgcaatatttataaaaaatatttttgccaaaaaaaaaacatggtttTGCGCGACACAgcctacgtcgtgcaaagagGGTTTGCGTGACGCATGTTTCTTCTTCGTTGCGCAAACCTTTCTGTCACTGCTTTGGCACGACGGTTAGTGCGCAACGAAGGTTCGTTGCGCTAAGTTTTGCGCTACATTTtttactttgcgcgacgaaggaccTGCATCGCGCAAAttgttttttgtactagtgcAATAAAGGGGAAGCTCtagttcttgatcaagactCATAACATTCTGTTGAGTTTGGTTCTAGCTTTGGAACCAATGATCAAAACTACAAGAGTAATGATGGTGGATCAAATTCTACTGGTTATAATTATGGTGGTCAAGACAATAACAATGGTAGTCAATACAACAACTATGGTGGTCATTATCAAGGTTTTTACAACTATAGGGGTTACAAGGGTAACAACTTCAGAGGCAAAGGAAAAGGCAGATCATATCCTCTACCAAATGCAAGTCTAGGAATTCTTGGTGCTTCAAGGCCATTTCAAGCTCATTACCTAAATCATCCATCTGAGATACCAACATGCCAAATCTGTAACAAAAGAGGACATGTTGTAGCTAATTGCTTCTAGAGACATAATACACCAGTCACAAGTTCTAATTCTCCAATTCAATGCTAAATTTGCTGGAAATTTGGTCATTCAACTATTCAATGCTATCATAGAGGCAATTTTGCTTATCAAGGAAAGTCACCACCCCCaaatctctatgcaatgtatgCCAATCATCAACCTTCTGCATCTGTAGAACAATTATGAGTTGCAGACACTGGTGCAACTTTATATATGACCTCTAAGATAGCTAACTTGGAATTGGAAAGTCCATATCAAGGCAATGAAACAATAACCACAGCAAGTTATGCATGTTTTCCTCTCTTGAAACCATATAACACTTCCAAATTACAACAAAAAACAACAATACGTGTCTTTCTAGGTTATGCAGGAAATTACAAAGGTTTTATATGTTTAGACATTGCtcaaaataaattatacatATCCAAACATGTGCTATTTGATGAATCAGTCTTTCCATGCAAAAAGTTTTATGGTTCTATCAAAACATCAACCTTCATATTCACAAATTTATCATTGCATCCTTGTACATCATTACCATGCATTACATTGACTAATTAAGTCATATCACCACTTCATGCTTATGCATCTTCATAAAAAATCATAGATTAATAACTACAAATGCATATAGTGCCCTAGATTCATTGGCTGCATCTAGTGTCTCAGATTTTTTGCTTGTATCTAGTGCCTCAGATGTCTTGGAAACACCTGCATCTGCTACCCCAAATTTTATTCATTCATCACCACGTCAGTTCAAATCGATCTTCTAGTCCTAAAATACTAGGAAACACACCTACATAACATCCAATCCCTGTGGATTCTGATTTCCAACATGAACAACTTCATGTTGTTCTTCCAGTACCAATGAATGTGCATCCTATGTTAACAAGATCCAAGAATGGTATTACCAAGAGGAAAGCTTTCTAAGCTAGTATTGGTTCTCAGTCATCTGTCTCAAAACCAAAAACATTCAAGGCTGTTTCCAAAGTATCAAAATGGCAAAATGCAATGCAGGAAGAGATGGATGCACTACATTCTTAATATACATGGTCTCTTGTTTCCACTTCCAAGTGATTAAAACCTGGTTAGGTGTAAATGGGTGTacataataaaaaagaatacaAATGGCACTGTGGCAAGGTAAAAAGCAAGGCTTGTAGCAAAGGGCTATAGTCCAAATGAAGGTGTAGACTATGAGTAAAATTTAGTCTTGTGGTTATGCCTACAACCATTAGGCTTATTTTTGCTTTAGCATCACAATTCAAGTGGCAACTTAAGCAATTAGATGTGAAAAATGCCTTCTTACATGGCATTTTACAAGAAAAAGTGTATATAAAGCAGTCTCTAGGGTTTCAAAGATCACAACATCCATCTAATCATGTCTGCAAGCTTAAAAAATCACTCTATGGGCTTAAACATGCTCTAAGAGCAAGAAATGACAGGTTTACTAGTTTTTGTACCTACATTGGGATTCAAGTCTTCACAGGCTAATCCATCTTTATTTGTTCAACACTCTCAACAAGGCATTGTACAGTGTTgatgctttatgttgatgatgtaatTTTAACTGGTAGCTCATCTCAATTGATATCTTAGGTGATCAAATAACTTACTACatagtttgagatgaaggatttaGGTAATctgcattattttttttggggCTGCAAATTAGTCACACAGAAGAAGGCTTATTTATTTCACATTCCAAATATATCAGTGAGTTAGTTGACATAGTGGATTTGCAGGATTGTAAACCATGTGCTACCCCATGCTTACCATGTCACAGACTCTTAAAAAACGATGGAAAACCATATCATAGTCCTGATCAATACAAAAGTGTAGTTGGAGCACTTCAATATTTCACATTTACAAGGCCTAACATAGCCTTTTATGTGAATTAAGCATGTCAATTCATGCATAATCCTATGGAGTCACATCAAATTATGGGATTCATTTTAAACTAGGACCAATACATCTTCAATCTTATAGTGATACAGATTGGGCCAAGGATCCAAATGACAGAAGATCCACCTCAGGGTTTGTAGTTTTTCTAGGATCCAATCCTATTTCTTGGGCATCAAAGAAGTAGCACATTGTGTCGATGTCATCTACAGAAGCTGAGTATCGAGCTTTTGCTATCACAGTTGCTGAAATAGCTTGGATAAGAAAGTTATTTTGTGATTTACACATTTCTCTTTATCAAGCACCAATGATTCAATGTGATAATATCTCAGCTATAACTCTATCAACCAATCTTGTGTTTCATGCCAAGTTCGAACACATTAAGATCGACtgtcactttgttcgtgaaaggGTCACAAGAGGATATCTTCAAGTGCAACATGTTTTCTCTACTGAACAATTTGCTGATATACTCACAAAAGGTTTATCTAAACCCTTTTTTCAACAACACTGTGGCAATCTCATGCTCAGTTCACTCGAGcatgagattgaggggggatgtaagAGTGTAGACAAACACAAAGAAGAGGATTTAAGTAAAGACAATAAGCACAAAGATGAGAATCCAAGTGAAAGGAAGTTAAGGGTCTAGATGAGGACAAGTGTCACAAGATCCAAGGGAAGTTATAAGGTTGGTAGAATCTGGTGCTAAGGTTGTTAGATTGTTAGAATATTATCCATATCTTAGCTTGTGTTACAAGCCATGTAATTAGATAAATACATATAGCTAAGGTGTAAGAAGATAACTTCACTCTcaagaaatagaaagaaaacttctctcaactctctctctctctctctctctctctctctctctctacaatttgGTTTCTTCAATCATCTCCattgaagctactgcttcaatCTTTACATTATTTAGAACTGTTTAACAATATTGTTTTCAATACAGTAAagtataattgattttttttttggagtacaacaatatattttacactaaggggagggaggattccggctaagccacacaatgagcaATCTAATTTGGTAATGAATTcatcatccacgagattcgcacctaagacctctcaattACAAGTATAACTGATTAAGTAGCAAATTTTAATGGGTAATCTAGTATAATATATACCATCCTCACATAACCAATAGTAGTTCGTGCAAGGTCGCAGCTAACTTGTTTCTTAATGATGGTCCAAAGCtgtttaatataatataaggTTCAGGAGATTGAGGGATGACATTTTAAGGACGTATGATAATAAAACTAACCTTAGAAGCCTCTttgaatgtgtgtgtgtgtgtgtatatatatatatatatatatagatatatatagaaACTCAAAAACTCAGCAGAAATTAACGCTAATAACAATTGACTACTCGCTCGATAACATATTATGAAAAAAAGTTTATTGTATTATATCAtagtatttatgtatatgccatGATATTTCTTTTCCATGGCAATGTAACAGTACTAAACCTTCCAACTATATATATAGGAACAAaaattgtaaattaaatgaacTTAACACAAcaaataattaatcaaatgcTTGTAAATTTGCATCCAATATTTAAGATCGTGAGAAAACTTCAAACCCTGAGAAATCAAAGGTGCTCCAATTATCGCCACATAAATTGGTCGATATCTTCATTTGATCATCGTCTGATGGTAGTGAACAGTCCAACTCTTGCAAATGCACCATCGGTTGCCATGTAAAACTAGCAGTACTGCTTGCCAAAGACGACATCGTTGCATCATCGGACCAAAACACATCTTGCACCACTTGGTCTTCGTCTACTGGTAAACCCTGTAACTCAAATTCATGAATGTTCATATCATCATTGTGATTAATTCCCATAAAAGTTTGAACATTTTCTTCCTGTGATTGTTGATGTCCTTCAAGTAAATAATGATCAACTGCTTCAACAAGATCACCAGCCTTGGAAGAATTTTGTGAGCCATCGTGATCGTTCAATGCTGAGCTTGAAATTACCAAATTGGGGTCATGATAATGATCATCAGGGGTAGTGGAGTTGTGGTTTAAGAATTTGGCAAACACAACAGCCAAATCAATATCTGATGCATTAGATCCACCTGGCTGATTATTTCCGGACGGATCATCTTCAGTACCACTTGATGAGTTGTGATGCTGAAAGTAACTTAATGAAGCGCTGTCAGTCTGTGAGAGCCTGGTCGCTTTACCACGGCGGTTCTTGCGGCAGCCACCACCAACTGGGACGTTGCGTAAGGAGCCTCCTTTTGTCCAATATCTCCTGCACCCTTTGCAAAAGTACCTTGGCTGTGAGAGGCTGTAGTTGTTGTAATAGCAAAATTTGGTGTTGGAAGAGGCACATCGAGGGCAGTTTGGGGCAACCTCAATATGGGATTTGTTCCATGGTCTCTTCATCTCCATCATCATGAATTGCCCTTGCCCAGATGGAGGGCACTGTAGCATTTGTTTAACAGTAGGATCTGTGAACATTTTGCAAAATCAATTGTGATTAAAATTTGGAAGTGGGGTTGTGAGAAAAGAGAGTTTGGGGGTATATAAATATAAGAGGCTTTGGAATTTGGAGGGTATGTGTTGGAGTTAGTGCAAAGgcatgtgtgtgcgtgtgtgtgggagtgAAATTTGTATGTGAATCTCTTACTAATTTGTAAGATGGGGTTGGAGATGAACGTGGGCGGTTGGGGAAGCGTCACGACCAAGGAAGGGTGTGAGATTGAGATTGTGATTGTGATTGTGATTTTGGAGAGATTTAGGTGTATTCCGAACACTTTCACAAAATtacatggtttttttttaatatagaaGGTATATCATCATATAATAGATTAATTTCTCTTCCCATACAGTCCTAATACTGGATAAGACGGTAGCATACTTTTGACTTCCCAGGTCAAATAATACACCAAAGCAAAGCTAGTGACACCAAACAATATACCTGTGTGAGTCGAACTTGGGGTGGAGGTTTCAATTTTTTGCTCACTTTCCGCTAGATCAACCCTTTAGGGTTACATGATTACTATTCTATTAAAATTATTGCAcgatatttattttgttttaataacTTAAAAGTGAAACATATCAATTATATTACCAACACATTATAACACGtagaataaaacaaaaatttatcaTGATTTTGCTAATGTGAAGTGAGTTAATTATTTCATGTTTACATGCATGTTACGGCATGCTCTTTACTAGGCGGATTAGTCGTGGCCCTTCTCGAACTCATGTGGCATTTCTTCGTTGGGGAGTTCATATGACAgtgattgaggttgataagtcaaaacatttttttttttgaacaaagtCAAAGCTTCTTATTAGTTGTCACATTTTCTGTGTTTCCAAATGACCAATATGGccatgtttgtgtgtgtgtgtgtgtgtatatatatatatatatattatatggtcCCTAGGGATCAGAGAACTTGCAATTAGGGCAATGAGTTTGAGGAATAAATGCTTAAGTAGAACTTAAGAGGGTGAAGATTATTAGAAGCATGATTAATTAATGAGTAGCGAAATAACAAGTATACCTAATCTTGTACTTTAGCTAGTTTATTTAGTTTGTAACTTGTAAGTCTCCAATCTCCATATAAACAAAGGAATTGAAGGCAGTGGAAAAAATTGGGCAGATCACTGGCTGAGTAATTTAACAGCTAGCGAAGAAATTTTAGCTTGATAGGTCAATTTCATGACAACCTAATTAGCTTTATGTGGACATTCCCTGACGATAAGTTAATTAATTCGAAAGGATGAGGGTCATGAATAATAGCTTTAATGAAAGGAACAAAGTTACAAGTATACCTAATTTGGCAGTGTATTTTTGTTAGTATCATATGGACCATGACATAACACAGTAATTGAATTCAATGGAGGCCATATGATTATGGTTATTACGCTACAGCGATAGATCAGTACTTCAAATTTTTACTAAGAGTtctcttctaattttttttcattttttcataggtttttattattattattgtttgatGACTATTATGTATGAAACTTGGAGGCTTTTCACAGTGAGCCGGTTGAGTTTGATTCCAATTTTATAAGAATTAAACTCTTAGACCTTTCATAGTAGTTTGAGTGAGTGTGATCCCTATATATAGGAATCAGGGAGTCTAAGTTTGATATCTATAACACTATTAATAGTATGAGTTCAATTTTGTTATCACACTCACGAGTTCAATATATTGGTATAACACCCAAATTTCCAGCCCATTGTAAGAGTACAATTCTTGTATGAGTCCAATATATTGGTATCACACTAACTTTTTTCAGCATACTATAGAAGACCTTATAATAGGCAGAAAATTTTGAGTTATATGAAAATGATTCTAATTATTGAATATAATATGTTGAAAGTAATgagtttaattacaatattatgGTTGtccctttttaaaaaaaattacaatattatgaattataattcccagagaaagagagagtgcaATATAGTAGAGTACAAAATAAAGGACAATACTTGGATACTCAAAGGATGAGTaggaactcctactcaaaattGTTCGTTACCAATTTATAGAACTTTATGTTTATAATcggaaccgttcatattataaatcacactataaagatcatctctgcaaaaaataaattaaaactaagattgtttagtcatcgaactgtataaaaacaaatgaacgaaattggtaaaagcattacgAACCGTTTATGTATTTGCTAGAATACA
This genomic interval from Malus domestica chromosome 05, GDT2T_hap1 contains the following:
- the LOC103402173 gene encoding dof zinc finger protein DOF3.5, with the protein product MFTDPTVKQMLQCPPSGQGQFMMMEMKRPWNKSHIEVAPNCPRCASSNTKFCYYNNYSLSQPRYFCKGCRRYWTKGGSLRNVPVGGGCRKNRRGKATRLSQTDSASLSYFQHHNSSSGTEDDPSGNNQPGGSNASDIDLAVVFAKFLNHNSTTPDDHYHDPNLVISSSALNDHDGSQNSSKAGDLVEAVDHYLLEGHQQSQEENVQTFMGINHNDDMNIHEFELQGLPVDEDQVVQDVFWSDDATMSSLASSTASFTWQPMVHLQELDCSLPSDDDQMKISTNLCGDNWSTFDFSGFEVFSRS